The proteins below are encoded in one region of Centropristis striata isolate RG_2023a ecotype Rhode Island chromosome 12, C.striata_1.0, whole genome shotgun sequence:
- the LOC131982181 gene encoding protocadherin beta-16-like, whose protein sequence is MNTWPVMGHTVRRGFSLDRCVVFLFISLHFAYGDVSYSIAEEMKRGSVIGNIAKDLGVGIATLSSRKARIDTDRNDKRYCDINLGTGDLIVNDRIDREGLCGKKATCVLKEELVLENPLELHRISIHVQDINDNAPQFSEDLITLEIRESADKGARFLLTEAHDADIGTNTVQRYNLQNNEHFTINVDTQGRGRKHTELVLVKELDREQEKELRLVLTALDGGSPQRSGTAIIQVTVLDANDNAPMFSEDVYKSSLPENSPVDTVVVTVSATDADEGPNGDITYNFDHVADDYISLFSLDHKTGEIRVIGSIDYETETSIELRVRAKDGPGLTSYCTVIIDITDANDNPPAISLKSLSTPIPENVSPGTEVGIINVQDRDSETNGQVRCSIQQGVPFKLVPSIKNYYSLVTTGQLDRELVSDYNITITATDEGSPPLSSSKTVQLSVADINDNPPVFEEQSYSAYVSENNKPGSTLCSVSARDPDWRQNGTVIYSLLPGEVNGAPVSSYLSVNGDTGVIHAVRSFDYEQLRSFKVQVMARDNGSPPLSSNVSVSVFISDVNDNSPQILYPAPEGNSFMTELVPKAAHGGSLVSKVIAVDADSGQNAWLSYHIVKSTDPGLFTIGLHSGEIRTQRDISESDSMKQNLIVSVKDNGQPSLSATCSMYLLISDNLAEVPELKDISYDEKNSKLTSYLIIALVSVSTFFLTFIIIILGVRFCRRRKPRLLFDGAVAIPSAYLPPNYADVDGTGTLRSTYNYDAYLTTGSRTSDFKFVTSYNDNTLPADQTLRKSPSDFAEVFGDCDSSPEVRASAI, encoded by the coding sequence ATGAACACCTGGCCGGTCATGGGACATACAGTGCGCAGAGGATTTTCTTTGGATCGctgtgttgttttccttttCATCAGCCTGCATTTCGCGTATGGAGACGTGAGCTACTCCATTGCAGAGGAGATGAAACGCGGGTCTGTGATTGGAAATATCGCCAAAGATCTCGGCGTCGGGATTGCCACACTTTCCTCGCGTAAAGCTCGCattgacacagacagaaatgacaagCGGTATTGTGATATTAATCTGGGTACCGGAGATTTGATTGTTAATGACAGGATCGACAGGGAGGGCCTTTGTGGTAAGAAGGCGACGTGTGTTTTAAAAGAGGAGCTTGTTTTGGAAAACCCTTTAGAGCTTCATCGTATCAGTATTCATGTGCAAGATATAAACGACAACGCTCCTCAATTTAGTGAGGATTTGATTACATTAGAAATAAGAGAATCTGCAGACAAAGGAGCTAGATTCTTACTCACTGAAGCCCATGATGCAGATATCGGTACAAATACTGTACAGCGCTACAATTTACAAAACAATGAACATTTCACCATTAATGTAGATACACAGGGTAGGGGGCGGAAACACACCGAATTGGTTTTGGTGAAAGAATTGGACCGAGAGCAAGAGAAAGAACTAAGGCTTGTGCTTACAGCTCTAGATGGAGGTTCTCCTCAGAGGTCAGGTACTGCGATCATTCAGGTCACTGTACTGGATGCTAATGATAACGCCCCAATGTTCAGCGAGGACGTTTACAAATCCAGTCTCCCTGAAAACTCTCCTGTAGATACAGTTGTGGTTACTGTGAGCGCTACTGATGCAGACGAGGGACCCAATGGTGATATTACATACAATTTTGATCATGTAGCTGATGACTATATCTCTTTGTTCTCACTTGATCATAAGACGGGAGAGATACGAGTCATCGGCTCTATCGATTATGAGACTGAGACCTCCATTGAACTGCGAGTAAGAGCAAAAGACGGACCAGGTCTTACGTCCTACTGTACAGTAATAATAGATATAACAGATGCCAATGACAACCCGCCTGCTATCAGTTTGAAATCACTGTCTACTCCCATACCTGAGAACGTGTCACCTGGTACAGAGGTGGGCATCATTAACGTGCAGGACAGAGACTCTGAGACTAACGGACAGGTCCGCTGCTCCATTCAGCAAGGTGTCCCTTTTAAGTTGGTTCCTTCTATCAAAAACTATTATTCTCTGGTGACCACAGGACAACTGGACCGTGAACTAGTGTCTGATTACAACATTACAATAACTGCCACTGACGAGGGCTCTccacctctgtcctcctctaaaACTGTTCAGTTATCTGTAGCAGACATCAACGACAACCCACCTGTGTTTGAGGAACAGTCGTACAGCGCATATGTGAGTGAAAATAACAAACCTGGCTCCACTTTATGTTCCGTTAGTGCTCGAGACCCCGACTGGAGACAAAACGGTACAGTGATTTATTCTCTGTTACCCGGTGAGGTGAACGGTGCCCCGGTGTCCTCCTATCTGTCTGTTAACGGAGACACGGGGGTGATCCACGCTGTGAGGTCGTTTGATTATGAACAGTTGAGGAGTTTTAAAGTCCAGGTGATGGCCAGAGACAACGGTTCTCCTCCGCTCAGCAGCAACGTGAGCGTCAGTGTGTTCATATCGGATGTGAATGACAACTCTCCTCAGATACTGTACCCCGCCCCGGAGGGCAACTCCTTCATGACCGAGCTGGTCCCCAAAGCTGCCCACGGAGGCTCTCTGGTGTCCAAAGTGATCGCGGTGGACGCGGACTCCGGACAGAACGCCTGGCTGTCCTATCATATAGTGAAGTCCACTGATCCGGGACTTTTCACTATCGGTCTCCACAGCGGAGAGATCAGGACCCAGCGGGACATTTCTGAGTCTGACAGCATGAAACAGAACCTGATTGTGTCAGTGAAAGATAACGGacagccctctctctctgccacctGTTCCATGTATTTACTGATTTCTGATAACTTGGCTGAGGTGCCAGAACTGAAGGACATTTCTTATGATGAGAAGAATTCCAAACTGACCTCTTATCTGATCATCGCGCTGGTGTCTGTGTCCACCTTTTTTctgaccttcatcatcatcatcctgggTGTGAGGTTCTGTCGCAGGAGAAAGCCCAGACTGTTGTTTGATGGAGCAGTAGCCATCCCCAGCGCTTATCTCCCTCCTAACTACGCAGATGTTGACGGCACAGGAACTTTACGCAGCACTTACAATTATGACGCGTACCTGACAACAGGTTCAAGAACCAGTGACTTTAAGTTCGTGACATCATACAATGACAACACACTGCCTGCTGACCAGACTCTGAGGAAAAGTCCTTCTGACTTTGCTGAAGTGTTTGGAGATTGTGATTCTTCTCCTGAGGTAAGAGCATCAGCCATTTAA
- the LOC131982182 gene encoding protocadherin beta-16-like, whose protein sequence is MMAVPGLSLQSCAVVLLLLSLRFSNGDVSYSFPEETKRGWVIGNIAKDLGLETSKLSTRKARIDTDGSDKRFCDLNLRNGDLTVAERIDREGLCGDKASCVLKQELMLENPLELHRISLHVQDINDNSPQFTNDLIHIDIRESADKGARFPIEEAHDADIGKYAVQTYNLQSNENFILGVGTNSVELVLNKELDREDLKEINLLLTAVDGGSPQRSGTVVIHITVLDANDNVPVFSQAVYKASLPENSPLGTVVLTVSATDADEGLNGEVTYGFGHISEDIKSIFAIDPKTGDIKSTTTVDFETASSFELRVTAKDGLGLTSYAKVIIDVTDVNDNPPVIHLKSVTTPIPENVSPGTEVGIINVQDRDSETNGQVRCSIQQGVPFKLVPSIKNYYSLVTTGQLDRELVSDYNITITATDEGSPPLSSSKTVQLSVADINDNPPVFEEQSYSAYVSENNKPGSTLCSVSARDPDWRQNGTVIYSLLPGEVNGAPVSSYLSVNGDTGVIHAVRSFDYEQLRSFKVQVMARDNGSPPLSSNVSVSVFISDVNDNSPQILYPAPEGNSFMTELVPKAAHGGSLVSKVIAVDADSGQNAWLSYHIVKSTDPGLFTIGLHSGEIRTQRDISEPDSMKQNLIVSVKDNGQPSLSATCSMYLLISDNLAEVPELKDISYDEKNSKLTSYLIIALVSVSTFFLTFIIIILGVRFCRRRKPRLLFDGAVAIPSAYLPPNYADVDGTGTLRSTYNYDAYLTTGSRTSDFKFVTSYNDNTLPADQTLRKSPSDFVEAFGDCDSSPEVGSDITYFFDPFASK, encoded by the coding sequence ATGATGGCTGTCCCTGGACTATCATTACAAAGCTGTGCCGTTGTTTTACTGCTCCTCTCTCTTCGTTTTTCTAATGGAGATGTAAGCTATTCTTTTCCCGAGGAGACGAAACGCGGATGGGTGATCGGGAATATCGCAAAAGACTTGGGTCTTGAAACAAGCAAACTATCCACTCGAAAGGCCCGCATTGATACAGATGGCAGCGACAAACGATTCTGTGACTTAAACCTGCGTAATGGGGATCTCACTGTTGCCGAGAGGATTGACAGAGAGGGCCTTTGTGGAGACAAAGCCTCATGCGTTTTAAAACAAGAACTCATGTTAGAGAATCCATTAGAATTGCATCGAATTAGTCTTCACGTCCAGGATATAAATGATAACTCTCCGCAATTCACTAATGATTTGATCCATATAGATATTCGTGAATCCGCGGATAAAGGTGCCCGGTTTCCAATAGAAGAAGCACATGATGCGGACATAGGGAAATATGCCGTTCAGACGTACAACCTCCAAAGCAATGAGAATTTCATTCTGGGCGTGGGGACTAATTCTGTGGAACTTGTGCTAAATAAAGAGCTTGACCGTGAAGATTTAAAGGAAATAAATCTACTTCTTACTGCAGTGGATGGTGGTTCTCCTCAAAGGTCAGGTACTGTGGTCATTCACATCACTGTACTTGATGCTAATGATAACGTCCCAGTGTTCAGCCAGGCCGTTTATAAAGCCAGTCTGCCCGAAAATTCTCCACTAGGAACTGTTGTGCTGACAGTGAGTGCAACTGATGCAGACGAGGGGTTAAATGGAGAAGTTACATATGGTTTTGGACACATTTCAGAAGACATTAAGTCGATTTTTGCAATAGATCCGAAGACAGGTGATATAAAATCAACGACCACTGTTGATTTTGAAACAGCGTCATCTTTTGAGCTGCGTGTTACAGCAAAAGATGGTTTAGGATTAACTTCTTATGCCAAAGTCATCATAGATGTTACTGATGTCAATGATAACCCCCCTGTAATACATCTAAAATCAGTGACTACTCCCATACCTGAGAACGTGTCACCTGGTACAGAGGTGGGCATCATTAACGTGCAGGACAGAGACTCTGAGACTAACGGACAGGTCCGCTGCTCCATTCAGCAAGGTGTCCCTTTTAAGTTGGTTCCTTctattaaaaactattattcTCTGGTGACCACAGGACAACTGGACCGTGAACTAGTGTCTGATTACAACATTACAATCACTGCCACTGACGAGGGCTCTccacctctgtcctcctctaaaACTGTTCAGTTATCTGTAGCAGACATCAACGACAACCCACCTGTGTTTGAGGAACAGTCGTACAGCGCATATGTGAGTGAAAATAACAAACCTGGCTCCACTTTATGTTCCGTTAGTGCTCGAGACCCCGACTGGAGACAAAACGGTACAGTGATTTATTCTCTGTTACCCGGTGAGGTGAACGGTGCCCCGGTGTCCTCCTATCTGTCTGTTAACGGAGACACGGGGGTGATCCACGCTGTGAGGTCGTTTGATTATGAACAGTTGAGGAGTTTTAAAGTCCAGGTGATGGCCAGAGACAACGGTTCTCCTCCGCTCAGCAGCAACGTGAGCGTCAGTGTGTTCATATCGGATGTGAATGACAACTCTCCTCAGATACTGTACCCCGCCCCGGAGGGCAACTCCTTCATGACCGAGCTGGTCCCCAAAGCTGCACACGGAGGCTCTCTGGTGTCCAAAGTGATCGCGGTGGACGCGGACTCCGGACAGAACGCCTGGCTGTCCTATCATATAGTGAAGTCCACTGATCCGGGACTTTTCACTATTGGTCTCCACAGCGGAGAGATCAGGACCCAGCGGGACATTTCTGAGCCTGACAGCATGAAACAGAACCTGATTGTGTCAGTGAAAGATAACGGacagccctctctctctgccacctGTTCCATGTATTTACTGATTTCTGATAACTTGGCTGAGGTGCCAGAACTGAAGGACATTTCTTATGATGAGAAGAATTCCAAACTGACCTCTTATCTGATCATCGCGCTGGTGTCTGTGTCCACCTTCTTCctgaccttcatcatcatcatcctgggTGTGAGGTTCTGTCGCAGGAGAAAGCCCAGACTGTTGTTTGATGGAGCAGTAGCCATCCCCAGCGCTTATCTCCCTCCTAACTACGCAGATGTTGACGGCACAGGAACTTTACGCAGCACTTACAATTATGACGCGTACCTGACAACAGGTTCAAGAACCAGTGACTTTAAGTTCGTGACATCATACAATGACAACACACTGCCTGCTGACCAGACTCTGAGGAAAAGTCCTTCAGACTTTGTTGAAGCTTTTGGGGATTGTGATTCTTCTCCTGAGGTAGGAAGTGATATCACATACTTTTTTGACCCATTTGCATCTAAATAA
- the LOC131982183 gene encoding protocadherin beta-15-like, whose amino-acid sequence MGGLSVLQSYGFVFFFVAVHYAHGDLSYSVQEELKRGSVIGNIAKDLGLEVGRLSARKARVDMERNDKQYCGINLRSGDLIVAERIDREEHCGEKPSCVLKFDLLLENPLELHRLSLQVQDINDNAPIFPKDSVKLEITESADKGARYRINAAHDADIGKNSVESYVLQQNPHFVFSIQTTSAGRKYGELVLDKELDREEQQEMKLLLTAVDGGSPQRSGTVVIHVIVLDANDNAPVFTEAVYTATLPENSPMKTPVITVSASDADEGVNGEVSYEFSRLSDKSGKLFSLDEKTGEITVTGDIDYEEGSKYEIFVEAKDGYGLSSEAKVIIDITDVNDNAPLIYVKSLTNHIPENVSPGTEVGIINVQDRDSETNEQVRCTIQQGVPFKLVPSIKNYYSLVTTGQLDRELVSDYNITITATDEGSPPLSSSKTVQLSVADINDNPPVFEEQSYSAYVSENNKPGSTLCSVSARDPDWRQNGTVIYSLLPGEVNGAPVSSYLSVNGDTGVIHAVRSFDYEQLRSFKVQVMARDNGSPPLSSNVSVSVFISDVNDNSPQILYPAPEGNSFMTELVPKAAHGGSLVSKVIAVDADSGQNAWLSYHIVKSTDPGLFTIGLHSGEIRTQRDISESDSMKQNLIVSVKDNGQPSLSATCSMYLLISDNLAEVPELKDISYDEKNSKLTSYLIIALVSVSTFFLTFIIIILGVRFCRRRKPRLLFDGAVAIPSAYLPPNYADVDGTGTLRSTYNYDAYLTTGSRTSDFKFVTSYNDNTLPADQTLRKSPSDFAEAFGDCDSSPEVGTCATY is encoded by the coding sequence ATGGGCGGACTGAGCGTACTTCAAAGCTAcggctttgtgtttttctttgttgcgGTGCATTACGCACACGGAGACCTGAGCTATTCTGTACAAGAGGAGCTCAAACGCGGATCTGTTATTGGAAATATCGCCAAGGATCTCGGGCTGGAGGTGGGCAGACTGTCTGCTCGCAAAGCTCGTGTTGACATGGAGAGAAACGACAAACAATATTGTGGAATTAACCTTCGGAGCGGAGATTTGATCGTTGCGGAGAGAATAGACCGAGAGGAGCATTGTGGAGAAAAGCCTTCGTGTGTTCTTAAATTCGACTTGCTGTTAGAAAACCCATTGGAGTTACACAGGCTGTCCCTGCAGGTGCAGGACATCAACGATAATGCACCAATTTTCCCGAAGGATTCTGTAAAACTAGAAATCACAGAGTCAGCTGATAAAGGAGCTAGGTATCGCATCAATGCAGCACACGATGCAGACATAGGCAAGAACTCAGTTGAAAGCTACGTTTTGCAACAAAACCCTCACTTTGTGTTCAGTATTCAGACGACAAGTGCAGGGAGAAAATATGGTGAGCTGGTTTTAGATAAAGAGTTAGAccgagaggagcagcaggaaatGAAATTATTGCTCACAGCTGTGGATGGAGGCTCTCCTCAGAGATCCGGGACTGTAGTCATACACGTCATTGTACTTGATGCTAATGATAACGCCCCAGTTTTTACTGAGGCCGTTTATACAGCCACGTTACCAGAAAACTCACCCATGAAAACCCCAGTTATCACTGTAAGTGCATCAGATGCAGATGAAGGTGTAAACGGAGAGGTTTCATATGAATTTAGTCGACTCTCTGATAAATCAGGAAAACTTTTTTCATTGGATGAGAAAACTGGAGAAATCACTGTGACAGGTGACATAGATTATGAAGAGGGATCAAAGTATGAAATATTTGTTGAGGCCAAAGATGGTTATGGCCTCTCCTCAGAAGCAAAAGTAATTATTGATATCactgatgtaaatgacaacgcCCCCCTGATATATGTAAAATCTCTCACCAATCACATACCTGAGAACGTGTCACCTGGTACAGAGGTGGGCATCATTAACGTGCAGGACAGAGACTCTGAGACTAACGAACAGGTCCGCTGCACCATTCAGCAAGGTGTCCCTTTTAAGTTGGTTCCTTctattaaaaactattattcTCTGGTGACCACAGGACAACTGGACCGTGAACTAGTGTCTGATTACAACATTACAATCACTGCCACTGACGAGGGCTCTccacctctgtcctcctctaaaACTGTTCAGTTATCTGTAGCAGACATCAACGACAACCCACCTGTGTTTGAGGAACAGTCGTACAGCGCATATGTGAGTGAAAATAACAAACCTGGCTCCACTTTATGTTCCGTTAGTGCTCGAGACCCCGACTGGAGACAAAACGGTACAGTGATTTATTCTCTGTTACCCGGTGAGGTGAACGGTGCCCCGGTGTCCTCCTATCTGTCTGTTAACGGAGACACGGGGGTGATCCACGCTGTGAGGTCGTTTGATTATGAACAGTTGAGGAGTTTTAAAGTCCAGGTGATGGCCAGAGACAACGGTTCTCCTCCGCTCAGCAGCAACGTGAGCGTCAGTGTGTTCATATCGGATGTGAATGACAACTCTCCTCAGATACTGTACCCCGCCCCGGAGGGCAACTCCTTCATGACCGAGCTGGTCCCCAAAGCTGCACACGGAGGCTCTCTGGTGTCCAAAGTGATCGCGGTGGACGCGGACTCCGGACAGAACGCCTGGCTGTCCTATCATATAGTGAAGTCCACTGATCCGGGACTTTTCACTATTGGTCTCCACAGCGGAGAGATCAGGACCCAGCGGGACATTTCTGAGTCTGACAGCATGAAACAGAACCTGATTGTGTCAGTGAAAGATAACGGacagccctctctctctgccacctGTTCCATGTATTTACTGATTTCTGATAACTTGGCTGAGGTGCCAGAACTGAAGGACATTTCTTATGATGAGAAGAATTCCAAACTGACCTCTTATCTGATCATCGCGCTGGTGTCTGTGTCCACCTTCTTCctgaccttcatcatcatcatcctgggTGTGAGGTTCTGTCGCAGGAGAAAGCCCAGACTGTTGTTTGATGGAGCAGTAGCCATCCCCAGCGCTTATCTCCCTCCTAACTACGCAGATGTTGACGGCACAGGAACTTTACGCAGCACTTACAATTATGACGCGTACCTGACAACAGGTTCAAGAACCAGTGACTTTAAGTTCGTGACATCATACAATGACAACACACTGCCTGCTGACCAGACTCTGAGGAAAAGTCCTTCAGACTTTGCTGAAGCTTTTGGGGATTGTGACTCTTCTCCTGAGGTAGGAACATGTGCCACTTATTGA
- the LOC131982185 gene encoding protocadherin beta-15-like, with protein sequence MMNGRNAPQSYGFVFFFVLVHYAHGDLSYSVQEELKRGSVIGNIAKDLGLEVGRLSARKARVDMEGNDKQYCGINLRSGDLIVAERIDREEHCGEKPSCVLKFDLLLENPLELHRLSLQVQDINDNAPIFPKDSVKLEIRESAAKGARYRINAAQDADIGKNSVESYVLQQNPHFVFSIQTTSAGRKYGELVLDKELDREEQQEMKLLLTAVDGGSPQRSGTVVIHVIVLDANDNAPVFTEAVYTATLPENSPMKTPVIAVSASDADEGVNGEVSYEFSRLSDKSQKLFSLDEKTGEITVTGDIDYEEGSKYEVFVEAKDGYGLSSEAKVIIDITDVNDNAPLIYVKSLTNLIPENVSPGTEVGIINVQDRDSETNRQVRCSIQQGVPFKLVPSIKNYYSLVTTGQLDRELVSDYNITITATDEGSPPLSSSKTVQLSVADINDNPPVFEEQSYSAYVSENNKPGSTLCSVSARDPDWRQNGTVIYSLLPGEVNGAPVSSYLSVNGDTGVIHAVRSFDYEQLRSFKVQVMARDNGSPPLSSNVSVSVFISDVNDNSPQILYPAPEGNSFMTELVPKAAHGGSLVSKVIAVDADSGQNAWLSYHIVKSTDPGLFTIGLHSGEIRTQRDISESDSMKQNLIVSVKDNGQPSLSATCSMYLLISDNLAEVPELKDISYDEKNSKLTSYLIIALVSVSTFFLTFIIIILGVRFCRRRKPRLLFDGAVAIPSAYLPPNYADVDGTGTLRSTYNYDAYLTTGSRTSDFKFVTSYNDNTLPADQTLRKSPSDFAEAFGDCDSSPEVGTGVTYRLALNVDVS encoded by the coding sequence ATGATGAACGGACGAAACGCGCCTCAAAGCTAcggctttgtgtttttctttgttttggtgCATTACGCACACGGAGACCTGAGCTATTCTGTACAAGAGGAGCTCAAACGCGGATCTGTTATTGGAAATATCGCCAAAGATCTCGGGCTGGAGGTGGGCAGACTGTCCGCTCGCAAAGCTCGTGTTGACATGGAGGGAAACGACAAACAATATTGTGGGATTAACCTTCGGAGCGGAGATTTGATCGTTGCGGAGAGAATAGACCGAGAGGAGCATTGTGGAGAAAAGCCTTCGTGTGTTCTTAAATTCGACTTGCTGTTAGAAAACCCATTGGAGTTACACAGGCTGTCCCTGCAGGTGCAAGACATCAACGATAATGCACCAATTTTCCCGAAGGATTCTGTAAAACTGGAAATCAGAGAGTCAGCTGCCAAAGGAGCTCGGTATCGCATCAATGCAGCACAAGACGCAGACATAGGCAAGAACTCAGTTGAAAGCTACGTTTTGCAACAAAACCCTCACTTTGTGTTCAGTATTCAGACGACAAGTGCAGGGAGAAAATATGGTGAGCTGGTTCTAGATAAAGAGTTAGAccgagaggagcagcaggaaatGAAATTATTGCTCACAGCTGTGGATGGAGGCTCTCCTCAGAGATCCGGGACTGTAGTCATACACGTCATTGTACTTGATGCTAATGATAACGCCCCAGTTTTTACTGAGGCCGTTTATACAGCCACGTTACCGGAAAACTCACCCATGAAAACCCCAGTTATTGCTGTAAGTGCATCAGATGCAGATGAAGGAGTAAACGGAGAGGTTTCATATGAATTTAGTAGACTCTCTGATAAATCACAGAAGCTTTTTTCACTCGACGAGAAAACTGGAGAAATCACTGTGACAGGTGACATAGATTATGAAGAGGGATCAAAGTATGAAGTATTTGTTGAGGCTAAAGATGGTTATGGCCTCTCCTCAGAAGCAAAGGTAATTATTGATATCactgatgtaaatgacaacgcCCCTCTTATATATGTAAAATCTCTCACCAATCTCATACCTGAGAACGTGTCACCTGGTACAGAGGTGGGCATCATTAACGTGCAGGACAGAGACTCTGAGACTAACAGACAGGTCCGCTGCTCCATTCAGCAAGGTGTCCCTTTTAAGTTGGTTCCTTctattaaaaactattattcTCTGGTGACCACAGGACAACTGGACCGTGAACTAGTGTCTGATTACAACATTACAATCACTGCCACTGACGAGGGCTCTccacctctgtcctcctctaaaACTGTTCAGTTATCTGTAGCAGACATCAACGACAACCCACCTGTGTTTGAGGAACAGTCGTACAGCGCATATGTGAGTGAAAATAACAAACCTGGCTCCACTTTATGTTCCGTTAGTGCTCGAGACCCCGACTGGAGACAAAACGGTACAGTGATTTATTCTCTGTTACCCGGTGAGGTGAACGGTGCCCCGGTGTCCTCCTATCTGTCTGTTAACGGAGACACGGGGGTGATCCACGCTGTGAGGTCGTTTGATTATGAACAGTTGAGGAGTTTTAAAGTCCAGGTGATGGCCAGAGACAACGGTTCTCCTCCGCTCAGCAGTAACGTGAGCGTCAGTGTGTTCATATCGGATGTGAATGACAACTCTCCTCAGATACTGTACCCCGCCCCGGAGGGCAACTCCTTCATGACCGAGCTGGTCCCCAAAGCTGCACACGGAGGCTCTCTGGTGTCCAAAGTGATCGCGGTGGACGCGGACTCCGGACAGAACGCCTGGCTGTCCTATCATATAGTGAAGTCCACTGATCCGGGACTTTTCACTATTGGTCTCCACAGCGGAGAGATCAGGACCCAGCGGGACATTTCTGAGTCTGACAGCATGAAACAGAACCTGATTGTGTCAGTGAAAGATAACGGacagccctctctctctgccacctGTTCCATGTATTTACTGATTTCTGATAACTTGGCTGAGGTGCCAGAACTGAAGGACATTTCTTATGATGAGAAGAATTCCAAACTGACCTCTTATCTGATCATCGCGCTGGTGTCTGTGTCCACCTTCTTCctgaccttcatcatcatcatcctgggTGTGAGGTTCTGTCGCAGGAGAAAGCCCAGACTGTTGTTTGATGGAGCAGTAGCCATCCCCAGCGCTTATCTCCCTCCTAACTACGCAGATGTTGACGGCACAGGAACTTTACGCAGCACTTACAATTATGACGCGTACCTGACAACAGGTTCAAGAACCAGCGACTTTAAGTTCGTGACGTCATACAATGACAACACACTGCCTGCTGACCAGACTCTGAGGAAAAGTCCCTCTGACTTTGCTGAAGCTTTTGGGGATTGTGATTCTTCTCCTGAGGTAGGAACAGGTGTCACATATCGATTGGCCTTAAATGTTGATGTTTCTTGA